A window of Macrotis lagotis isolate mMagLag1 chromosome X, bilby.v1.9.chrom.fasta, whole genome shotgun sequence contains these coding sequences:
- the PPP1R42 gene encoding protein phosphatase 1 regulatory subunit 42, which produces MVRLTLDLVAKFSNQKNRREESITQYLKKITHLNFSNRNIDIIDDLSLCKNLSVFYLYDNNISQIDNLGFATNLTHLYLQNNCISCIENLKSLKKLEKLYLGGNSIAVVECLEGLAELRELHIESQKLPLGEKLLFDPRTLQSLANSLSILNISNNNIDEVKDLETLENLTQLIAVDNQLLHVKDLELLLNRLPKLRKMDLNGNPVCLKPKYRDRLIVISKSLESLDGKEIKQIERQFLLNWKASKDAKKNMKKKSIIWDVSNPPPNKNDFESTHQRIPGYYDAPQIF; this is translated from the exons ATGGTTCGTCTTACATTGGATCTAGTTGCCAAATTTTCCAATCAAAAGAACCGAAGAGAGGAGAGTATTACACAGtacttgaagaaaataactcatctAAACTTTTCAAACAGAAACATAGATATAATT gatgaCCTCTCTCTATGCAAAAATCTCAGTGTTTTCTATCTGTATGATAACAACATTAGCCAAATTGATAATTTGGGGTTTGCAACAAATCTAACACACCTCTATCTACAGAACAACTGCATATCATGTATAGAGAATCTCAAATCATTGAAGAAACTTGAGAAATT gTATCTGGGTGGCAATTCCATTGCTGTAGTAGAGTGTTTAGAAGGACTAGCAGAGCTCAGAGAGCTACACATTGAAAGTCAAAAGCTGCCCCTTGGTGAAAAGCTTCTTTTCGATCCAAGAACTCTTCAGTCCTTGGCA aattccCTCTCTATATTAAATATCAGCAATAACAATATTGATGAAGTAAAAGACTTAGAAACACTGGAGAATCTCACTCAGCTTATAGCAGTTGATAACCAACTTCTTCACGTGAAG GATTTGGAGCTTTTATTGAACAGGTTGCCCAAATTAAGGAAAATGGATCTGAATggaaatcctgtttgcctcaagcCAAAATACAGAGACAGATTGATCGTGATATCCAAATCTCTag aaagtcttgatgggaaagaaataaaacaaatagaaagacAATTCCTTCTAAactggaaggcaagcaaagatgccaagaaaaatatgaagaaaaagagtATTATATGGGATGTGTCAAACCCTCCTCCTAACAAAA ATGACTTTGAATCAACCCATCAACGAATTCCTGGTTATTATGATGCCCCACAG